One Glandiceps talaboti chromosome 20, keGlaTala1.1, whole genome shotgun sequence genomic region harbors:
- the LOC144450435 gene encoding protein transport protein Sec61 subunit beta-like isoform X1: MPGPAASSTNVGARSPSKAVAPRSGGSQVRQRKTPGGGGGAAKSRAAAGGGSGGMWRFYTEDSPGVKVGPVPVLVMSLLFIASVFMLHIWGKYTRS; encoded by the exons ATG CCTGGACCAGCAGCTAGCAGTACCAATGTTGGGGCACGCTCCCCAAGTAAAGCCGTAGCTCCAAGATCAGGAGGCTCACAAGTCAGACAAAG GAAAACACCAGGAGGCGGTGGTGGTGCTGCTAAATCACGTGCTGCAGCAGgaggtggtagtggtggtatgTGGAGATTTTATACAGAAGATTCACCAGGTGTCAAAGT TGGTCCCGTCCCAGTATTGGTTATGAGTCTCTTGTTCATCGCGTCAGTCTTTATGCTACACATCTGGGGCAAATATACAAGGTCATAG
- the LOC144450435 gene encoding protein transport protein Sec61 subunit beta-like isoform X2 yields MPGPAASSTNVGARSPSKAVAPRSGGSQVRQRKTPGGGGGAAKSRAAAGGGSGGMWRFYTEDSPGVKVGPVPVLVMSLLFIASVFMLHIWGKYTRS; encoded by the exons GCCTGGACCAGCAGCTAGCAGTACCAATGTTGGGGCACGCTCCCCAAGTAAAGCCGTAGCTCCAAGATCAGGAGGCTCACAAGTCAGACAAAG GAAAACACCAGGAGGCGGTGGTGGTGCTGCTAAATCACGTGCTGCAGCAGgaggtggtagtggtggtatgTGGAGATTTTATACAGAAGATTCACCAGGTGTCAAAGT TGGTCCCGTCCCAGTATTGGTTATGAGTCTCTTGTTCATCGCGTCAGTCTTTATGCTACACATCTGGGGCAAATATACAAGGTCATAG